The Deltaproteobacteria bacterium nucleotide sequence ACGACTCGTCGATGATATCCAACTGCTTTAGGTACGTAACGACATTTCCATCCAAGCCACTGTCCGCGCCAGGCGAGGTCGGCGTCTTCTCTGTATATAAAAAACGAGTTGTCAAAGAGCTCTAGTGGTTCGCCTCGATTGCCGCTATGGAAGGCTGCATCGAGAATAAAGGGCCTCGAAAAAACGACCGCCGCGCCGCTTGCACCGAAGACGTAGCTCTCGGCATCGAATTGGCCAACATCGGCTACATTTGAACCCCTATCAAAGTGGCGAAGAGCAGGTGTCATGTACATTCCCGTCGAATCAAACTGTAGCGGCATTATGGGCTTTAGCGCAGTATCACTACGGTACAACTTCGGACAAGCTGCGCCAGCAAAAGGGTCGACCTTCAAGGCATCGACCAAGTAACGC carries:
- a CDS encoding glycosyltransferase family 2 protein, translating into MRLKLFGLTTMQTALDSREKPRPDTALKVAVIIVTFNNADTIETCIASALSQSGFSLNNDLLVLLADNNSTDGTVDLVNRAFGEEIILCKNSSNLGFSLANNQEIAKALNLGADYVMLLNPDVRLNPNALRYLVDALKVDPFAGAACPKLYRSDTALKPIMPLQFDSTGMYMTPALRHFDRGSNVADVGQFDAESYVFGASGAAVVFSRPFILDAAFHSGNRGEPLELFDNSFFIYREDADLAWRGQWLGWKCRYVPKAVGYHRRVV